A region of Streptomyces paludis DNA encodes the following proteins:
- a CDS encoding outer membrane protein assembly factor BamB family protein: protein MRLDLRAKSWRYTKLPGPDVAAAFSRDTAYIMSYEGQAAAVDTATGTRLWSVDTGFSIAGYPAVHNGRLYVVDTKGRLITLDTRDGTLLPRGPQHPGMGSKAPTPPPQFADGKVYVTTSTQLYSASLDGTEATGT from the coding sequence CTGCGCCTCGATCTGCGGGCCAAGTCCTGGCGCTACACCAAATTGCCCGGGCCGGACGTGGCCGCGGCATTCTCACGTGACACCGCCTACATCATGTCGTACGAAGGGCAAGCCGCCGCGGTGGACACCGCGACCGGCACCCGGTTGTGGTCGGTGGACACAGGCTTCTCCATCGCCGGCTATCCCGCCGTCCACAATGGACGGCTCTACGTCGTGGACACCAAGGGCCGCCTCATCACCCTGGACACCCGTGATGGCACCCTGCTGCCACGCGGCCCGCAGCACCCGGGCATGGGCAGCAAAGCACCCACCCCACCACCGCAGTTCGCCGACGGAAAGGTGTACGTCACCACCTCCACACAGCTCTACTCCGCCTCTCTCGACGGGACGGAGGCCACAGGCACTTGA
- a CDS encoding IS5 family transposase (programmed frameshift) gives MGRGDLMNREWSLLEPHLPSLGGRGGRWNDHRTVVNGILFRVRTGVPWRDLPERYGSWKTVHERHRRWSADGTWDRILHAVQADADLAGRIDWSMIGIDSTSCRAHQHAAGARKARPQIPKKRTTPRHHRPDEGLGRSRGGLTCKIHLAGEGGCRPMALLLTPGQWGDAPQMVEVLDRIRVPRPRGGRPRTRPDHVSGDKAYSSRRNRRYLRRRHIRHTIPEPKDQRANRQRRGSSGGRPAGFDRDRYRRRNEVERTINRLKNSRAVATRYDKRAYVFHGTVTAAAIRLWLRQ, from the exons ATGGGTCGGGGGGATTTGATGAACCGCGAGTGGTCGTTGCTGGAGCCGCATCTGCCATCTCTGGGTGGCCGGGGCGGCCGGTGGAACGACCACCGCACCGTGGTCAACGGGATCCTCTTCCGGGTCCGGACCGGTGTCCCGTGGCGTGACCTGCCGGAACGCTATGGCTCGTGGAAGACCGTCCATGAACGGCATCGCCGCTGGTCGGCGGACGGTACCTGGGACCGGATCCTGCACGCGGTCCAGGCCGACGCCGACCTGGCCGGGCGGATCGACTGGTCGATGATCGGCATCGACTCGACGTCCTGCCGGGCCCATCAGCACGCGGCCGGCGCCCGCAAGGCCCGTCCGCAGATCCCGA AAAAAAGGACGACGCCCCGGCACCACCGCCCCGACGAGGGACTCGGACGGTCCCGGGGCGGCCTGACCTGCAAGATCCACCTCGCCGGCGAAGGCGGTTGCCGCCCCATGGCCCTCCTGCTCACGCCGGGTCAGTGGGGCGACGCCCCGCAGATGGTCGAGGTCCTGGACCGAATCCGGGTCCCCCGGCCACGGGGCGGACGCCCCCGAACCAGGCCCGACCACGTCAGCGGCGACAAGGCATACAGCTCCCGCCGAAACCGCCGCTACCTGCGAAGACGCCACATCCGGCACACGATCCCGGAACCGAAGGACCAGCGGGCCAACCGCCAACGCAGAGGCAGCAGCGGTGGCAGACCCGCCGGCTTCGACCGCGACCGCTACCGGCGCCGCAACGAGGTCGAGCGGACCATCAACCGGCTCAAGAACTCCCGCGCGGTCGCCACTCGTTACGACAAACGGGCCTACGTCTTCCACGGCACCGTCACCGCCGCCGCGATCCGGCTCTGGCTCCGCCAGTGA
- a CDS encoding RICIN domain-containing protein, with protein MRVFRHAVVAMSAVMATTSLAGATLAAAAPAHYRFVNSSTQKCLDVFDESRADGAVVQQYECKSGKHQVFGRTDSSSGMSFFSANAPDKCLDLKDGALYNGGAVQIWSCTGAPNQTWFFNSVADGKVQIQNAHSGKCLTDAGIPDGKRRTVLQDTCKNQSSQFWQVKAA; from the coding sequence ATGCGAGTATTTCGTCATGCGGTGGTGGCCATGTCCGCGGTCATGGCCACCACCTCCCTGGCCGGCGCCACGTTGGCGGCAGCCGCACCGGCTCACTACCGGTTCGTCAACTCGTCCACCCAGAAGTGCCTTGATGTTTTCGACGAGTCCCGTGCGGACGGCGCAGTCGTCCAGCAGTACGAGTGCAAGTCCGGCAAGCACCAGGTCTTCGGCCGGACGGACAGCTCCTCCGGGATGAGCTTCTTCTCCGCCAACGCCCCGGACAAGTGTCTGGACCTCAAGGACGGCGCGCTCTACAACGGCGGAGCCGTCCAGATCTGGTCCTGCACCGGCGCACCGAACCAGACATGGTTCTTCAACAGCGTCGCGGATGGAAAGGTCCAGATCCAGAATGCCCACAGCGGTAAGTGCCTTACGGACGCGGGTATCCCCGACGGCAAGCGGCGCACGGTGCTCCAGGACACGTGCAAGAACCAAAGCAGCCAGTTCTGGCAGGTAAAAGCCGCATAG
- a CDS encoding GNAT family N-acetyltransferase: MANFLESDRLVLRAFTAADTDRLLALDNDHQVMRFINGGRPTSRQTIQTRTLPRLLHVYPCWQTHGYWAAQERTAGSFLGWFEFRPLAEHSAAVVELGYRLNRAAWGRGYATEGSRALIRKGFTDLKVGRVTANTMAVNTRSRRVMEKSGLSFVRNFTGDWPEAIEGSAYGEVEYELTRTEWEQSR, from the coding sequence ATGGCTAACTTCCTGGAGAGCGACCGGCTCGTCCTGCGCGCGTTCACGGCGGCTGACACCGACCGACTGCTGGCCCTGGACAACGACCATCAGGTCATGCGTTTCATCAACGGTGGCCGTCCCACCAGCCGCCAGACAATCCAGACGCGGACTCTGCCCCGGCTCCTGCATGTGTACCCGTGCTGGCAGACCCACGGCTACTGGGCTGCGCAGGAGAGGACCGCCGGCAGCTTCCTGGGCTGGTTCGAGTTCCGGCCGCTGGCGGAGCACAGTGCCGCGGTGGTCGAACTCGGCTACCGGTTGAACCGGGCGGCGTGGGGACGCGGTTACGCGACCGAGGGATCCCGGGCCCTGATCCGCAAGGGGTTCACGGATCTCAAGGTCGGGCGGGTCACGGCGAACACGATGGCTGTCAACACGCGTTCCCGTCGCGTCATGGAGAAGTCGGGCCTGTCCTTCGTCCGGAACTTCACCGGGGACTGGCCGGAGGCGATTGAGGGCTCCGCGTACGGCGAAGTCGAGTACGAACTCACCCGGACCGAGTGGGAACAGTCTCGATAG
- a CDS encoding MFS transporter, translating to MTPQPSGPTGEVLPRLPWRALLLLSGAAFATVTTELLPASLLLQLSDGLDITPAAAGGLVGAWALTIAVVSVPLTRLTAWVPRRRLFLVILLLLALTTTGTALAPSYGWALASRITAAAAHGLFWSLLVPTVATLVPPARIGRAVSVVLAGPAMASILGIPLGATVGAALGWRVSFATLAALLALAALGIRTLPLSDAPPQAVRQEGRDPALWTVLGVALAGGLVITGHFLLYTYIAPLLRQFGGYDNATSGILLFVFGAAGVLGTLGAGSLSDRFPRQALGWVSAAFAGSAASLLLLDLHLAVAVVLIAGWGVLIGLLPPVFQMHLLRIASPGREATSGAIGITVLNLGIATGATLGGAVIDNWQAGALPAVAAIVIAIATVGLMVNGLRGQSTAGSAGAEHTADAVPDGNDPRCTAAPDRSAAEAGELRP from the coding sequence ATGACCCCTCAACCCTCCGGGCCCACAGGAGAAGTGCTGCCCCGGCTGCCCTGGCGCGCGCTACTTCTCCTCTCCGGCGCGGCCTTCGCCACCGTCACCACCGAACTGCTGCCCGCGAGCCTGCTGCTGCAGCTCAGCGACGGCCTCGACATCACGCCCGCGGCCGCCGGCGGACTGGTCGGCGCCTGGGCACTGACGATCGCCGTCGTCAGCGTCCCGCTGACGCGGCTGACCGCATGGGTACCGCGCCGGCGGCTCTTCCTTGTCATCCTGCTGCTGCTCGCCCTGACGACCACCGGCACCGCGCTCGCCCCCTCGTACGGATGGGCACTCGCCAGCAGGATCACCGCCGCCGCAGCGCACGGCCTCTTCTGGTCCCTGCTCGTGCCGACGGTGGCCACGCTCGTCCCGCCGGCGCGGATCGGCCGGGCGGTCTCGGTAGTACTGGCCGGGCCCGCAATGGCCAGCATCCTCGGCATACCGCTCGGCGCCACCGTCGGCGCCGCGCTCGGCTGGCGGGTCTCCTTCGCCACGCTGGCGGCGCTGCTCGCCCTGGCCGCCCTGGGCATCCGTACCCTGCCGCTGTCGGACGCGCCCCCGCAGGCAGTACGACAGGAAGGCCGCGACCCGGCGCTGTGGACCGTGCTCGGCGTCGCGCTGGCTGGAGGCCTCGTTATCACGGGCCACTTCCTGCTCTATACCTACATCGCGCCGCTGCTCCGACAGTTCGGCGGGTACGACAACGCCACCAGCGGCATACTGCTGTTCGTCTTCGGGGCTGCCGGGGTGCTCGGCACCCTCGGGGCCGGATCGCTCTCCGACCGGTTTCCACGGCAGGCGCTCGGCTGGGTCAGTGCAGCCTTCGCCGGTAGCGCAGCCTCACTGCTACTACTCGATCTCCATCTCGCCGTGGCAGTCGTGCTGATCGCCGGCTGGGGTGTACTCATCGGGTTGCTGCCGCCGGTCTTCCAGATGCACTTGCTGCGGATCGCCTCCCCCGGCCGGGAGGCCACCTCTGGAGCGATCGGCATCACCGTGCTCAACCTAGGAATCGCCACCGGGGCGACGCTCGGCGGGGCGGTAATCGACAACTGGCAGGCCGGTGCCCTGCCCGCCGTCGCGGCCATTGTGATCGCCATCGCCACCGTCGGGCTGATGGTCAACGGTCTCCGGGGCCAGAGCACCGCCGGTAGTGCCGGAGCCGAACACACCGCCGATGCTGTCCCGGACGGTAACGACCCCCGATGCACAGCGGCCCCGGATCGCAGCGCCGCCGAAGCCGGCGAGTTACGCCCGTGA
- a CDS encoding IS607 family transposase: MKLSEWARQQGVSYQTAWRWVKDGKMPVPVRQAPSGTWLVDEVAVQLSGRVVAYCRVSSVDRKADLERQAARVVSGANGLGLAVAEVVTEVGSGLNGRRRKLHRLLSDPQTTVIVVEHRDRLARFGVEHLEAALSASGRRLVVLDPTETADDLVRDITEVLTSMCARLYGRRAAKNRAARAVAVATGEAAE; the protein is encoded by the coding sequence GTGAAGCTTTCGGAGTGGGCCCGTCAGCAGGGGGTGAGCTACCAGACCGCCTGGCGGTGGGTGAAGGACGGGAAGATGCCCGTCCCCGTTCGTCAGGCGCCGTCCGGGACGTGGTTGGTCGACGAGGTCGCCGTCCAGCTGTCCGGGCGTGTGGTGGCGTACTGCCGCGTGTCGTCCGTTGACCGGAAAGCCGATCTTGAGCGGCAGGCCGCCCGGGTCGTGTCCGGCGCGAACGGGCTGGGCCTGGCCGTCGCTGAGGTCGTCACCGAGGTGGGATCCGGGTTGAACGGGCGGCGCCGCAAGCTGCACCGGCTGCTGTCCGACCCGCAGACGACGGTGATCGTGGTCGAGCACCGCGACCGGCTGGCCCGGTTCGGCGTCGAGCACCTGGAGGCCGCGCTGTCGGCGTCCGGGCGGCGCCTGGTCGTCCTCGACCCCACCGAGACCGCCGATGACCTGGTACGCGACATCACCGAGGTGCTCACCTCCATGTGCGCCCGCCTGTACGGGCGGCGGGCAGCGAAGAACCGGGCCGCCCGCGCGGTGGCCGTAGCGACCGGCGAGGCCGCCGAGTGA
- a CDS encoding MerR family transcriptional regulator translates to MRIGELSRRTGIPIRMLRYYEERGLLTPQRAPSGYRHYQEADVEQATLVSSLVRSGLPTRLILPLLRDKQLNPMDRDETDDGGDDLVALFAAEFARLDSQVKCLSFSRNAVQQHLRQLRATRVGHTPTGT, encoded by the coding sequence ATGCGGATCGGCGAGCTGTCCAGACGTACCGGGATTCCGATCCGGATGCTGCGGTACTACGAGGAGCGGGGGCTGCTGACACCGCAGCGCGCACCGAGCGGCTACCGGCACTACCAGGAGGCGGACGTCGAACAGGCAACGCTGGTGAGCAGCCTGGTCAGATCAGGACTGCCGACCAGACTGATCCTGCCGCTGCTTCGCGACAAACAACTGAACCCGATGGACAGGGACGAGACAGACGACGGAGGCGACGACCTGGTCGCACTGTTCGCCGCCGAATTCGCCCGGCTCGACAGCCAGGTCAAGTGCCTGAGCTTCAGCCGGAACGCCGTACAGCAGCATCTGCGACAACTCCGCGCCACCCGGGTCGGACACACTCCAACGGGCACCTGA